The Juglans microcarpa x Juglans regia isolate MS1-56 chromosome 2S, Jm3101_v1.0, whole genome shotgun sequence genome has a window encoding:
- the LOC121252853 gene encoding MDIS1-interacting receptor like kinase 2-like, which produces MEAMASMKKTMQTTLYLLILSCLLVEIHAQKEAEALLNWKRSLISPSLPSWTLTNSSTSPCNWTGIWCNEVGSITEITLENTGLNGTLHRFDFSAFPNLNSLNLNLNNLVGDIPTGVGNAKKLTFLDLASNNFTSPIPPGIGNLLELQVLRLQNNSLTGQIPYQLSFLQKVWLLNLSANYLENPEPVHFNGMASLTNLWLYFNNLEVVPTFITKCPKLIFLDLSRNLIKGQIPVQLLIGLENLEYLNLTKNSFEGLVPAEIGNLTKLRHLRLGMNKLNGTIPEEIRLLSNLETLELNDNLFQGPIPSSIGNLTMLLKLNLANAGLNSSIPEELGFCINLTFLDLSKNSLTGYLPFTMASLTKITELGISDNHLSGELHPDFLSNWSELISLQLHVNNLSGRIPPEIGSIKKLNYLFLFQNKFSGPIPPEIGNLSNLLDLQLSKNLLTGPIPSTMGKLSKLIRLFLSENQLGGTLPTEIGNMESLEELDLSMNQLQGTLPSSITSLKRITLLFVSSNNFSGIIPEELGPSFLRNVSFSYNNFSGKLPPEICKGGRLIFFTANENKLVGPIPKSLKNCTELRRVRLEKNRLNGDITNAFGVYPFLDYINLGDNRLSGVLSPNWGECTNLSNFGMSANLITGNIPTELGKLPKLQNLDLSDNQLVGKIPTELFNPSSILFKLNLSDNHLSDQIPAKIGTLSRLLYLDLSSNNLSGSIPGEIGSCQSLISLKLSMNKLNGTIPFQLGNLAALQLLFDVSHNSIRGKIPQQLGKLRNLEVLNFSHNQLSGPIPSTLQDLVSLQQVDVSYNNLEGPLPDNRAFQQAPAKALVGNPSLCGEKAQGLSPCIGDTSSKKNKSKRWKLAIAIAIPTVASTILLALIVIFIVQRCSRSEQKEKNKSLEEKCLFSVWNYKKKIGFKDIVVATKNFDEEYCIGRGGQGNVYKAVVPEAEIFAVKRLHPFEKNELPEVTQMKNFKAEMHALTEIRHRNIVKLYGFSAFNGSMFFVYEYVERGSLGGLLLGEKGANILNWDIRLKIVRGIAHAMSYLHHDCVPPIVHRDLSGSNILLDSEFEPKISDFGTARILRNWESIWTTPVGSYGYIAPELASTMKVTEKCDVYSFGVVTLELIVGKHPQELLLCLQSGGFDVGLEDVLDKRLAPPTGLLMQDLLLVMSLALVCIHENPMARPTMHQVSTKLSAGSCLPLSSPFHTITLRNLMDLF; this is translated from the exons ATGGAGGCAATGGCCAGCATGAAGAAAACGATGCAAACAACTCTTTACCTTCTCATTCTCTCTTGCCTTCTTGTAGAAATCCATGCACAGAAAGAAGCAGAAGCTCTGCTAAACTGGAAAAGAAGTttaatctctccctctctgccCTCATGGACTCTCACCAACAGCAGCACTAGCCCATGCAACTGGACTGGAATTTGGTGCAACGAAGTTGGTAGCATTACTGAGATAACTCTTGAAAACACAGGCCTGAATGGAACACTTCACAGGTTTGACTTCTCTGCCTTCCCAAACCTTAACTCCTTAAATCTCAATTTAAACAATCTCGTTGGAGATATCCCAACTGGAGTTGGGAATGCAAAGAAGCTCACTTTTCTTGATCTGGCTAGCAACAATTTCACTAGTCCAATACCCCCGGGAATAGGAAACCTCTTAGAACTCCAAGTTCTTCGTCTCCAAAACAATTCACTCACAGGCCAAATTCCATATCAACTTAGTTTTCTACAAAAGGTTTGGCTTCTCAATCTAAGTGCAAATTATTTGGAGAATCCAGAGCCAGTTCATTTTAATGGTATGGCATCTTTAACAAACCTTTGGCTCTACTTTAACAACTTAGAGGTGGTTCCCACTTTTATCACCAAATGCCCAAAGTTGATATTTCTTGATCTGTCTCGCAATCTGATCAAGGGTCAGATTCCAGTGCAATTACTGATTGGTCTCGAAAACCTTGAATACCTTAACCTGACTAAGAATTCATTTGAAGGTCTAGTTCCAGCAGAAATTGGAAACTTAACGAAACTCCGTCACCTCAGGCTTGGAATGAATAAGCTGAATGGTACCATACCAGAAGAAATTAGGCTCTTGTCAAACCTTGAAACGCTTGAATTGAATGACAATCTGTTTCAAGGGCCTATACCATCCTCAATAGGAAACCTGACAATGCTTTTGAAATTAAATCTTGCAAATGCAGGCCTAAATTCCAGCATCCCAGAAGAACTTGGCTTCTGCATCAACCTTACTTTTCTTGATCTGTCAAAAAACAGCCTTACAGGTTATTTGCCTTTCACTATGGCCTCCTTGACAAAGATCACAGAGTTGGGAATTTCTGATAATCATTTATCTGGAGAGCTCCATCCAGATTTCCTATCCAACTGGTCAGAACTCATTTCTTTGCAACTCCATGTTAATAACCTTTCAGGAAGAATTCCCCCTGAAATTGGGTCAATCAAAAAGCTCAACTATCTATTTCTATTTCAAAACAAGTTTTCAGGTCCCATCCCTCCAGAGATTGGAAATTTGTCAAATTTGCTAGACCTTCAACTATCTAAAAACTTATTAACTGGTCCAATACCTTCAACCATGGGGAAATTATCTAAGCTCATCAGATTATTTCTATCTGAAAACCAACTCGGGGGAACCCTTCCTACTGAAATAGGTAACATGGAAAGCTTAGAAGAGCTTGACTTAAGCATGAATCAGTTGCAAGGAACTTTGCCTTCATCGATAACCAGCTTGAAAAGAATTACTCTCTTGTTTGTTTCCTCCAACAATTTCTCTGGAATCATACCTGAAGAATTGGGTCCCAGTTTTTTAAGAAATGTGAGCTTCTCCTACAACAATTTTTCAGGAAAGCTTCCTCCAGAAATATGTAAAGGAGGGAGACTCATTTTCTTCACAGccaatgaaaacaaattagtGGGACCAATTCCAAAAAGTCTCAAGAACTGCACGGAACTGAGAAGGGTTCGGCTTGAAAAGAATAGGCTAAATGGAGACATCACAAATGCATTTGGTGTATATCCATTTCTGGACTACATTAACTTAGGAGATAATCGACTTTCTGGTGTGTTGTCACCAAACTGGGGGGAATGCACAAATCTCTCCAATTTTGGAATGTCTGCCAATTTGATAACAGGTAACATACCTACAGAGTTGGGAAAGTTGCCAAAACTGCAAAATCTCGACCTTTCTGATAATCAACTGGTGGGGAAGATTCCAACTGAGTTATTCAATCCTTCTTCAATTCTCTTTAAACTAAATTTGAGTGACAATCACCTCTCAGATCAGATTCCAGCAAAGATTGGAACGTTGTCAAGGCTACTATATTTGGATTTATCGTCAAACAATTTGAGTGGGTCGATACCAGGAGAAATTGGGAGTTGCCAGTCACTCATATCCTTGAAGCTCAGTATGAACAAGTTGAATGGCACCATCCCATTCCAGCTTGGAAATCTTGCTGCTTTACAGTTACTCTTTGACGTCAGTCACAACTCAATCAGAGGAAAGATACCCCAGCAGCTTGGAAAATTAAGAAACTTAGAAGTACTAAATTTTTCTCACAATCAGCTCTCTGGCCCAATACCTTCTACCCTTCAAGACCTTGTGAGTCTGCAACAAGTCGATGTGTCCTATAATAATCTTGAAGGTCCCCTCCCAGACAATAGGGCCTTCCAACAAGCTCCTGCAAAGGCTCTAGTAGGTAATCCCAGTCTATGCGGTGAAAAGGCACAAGGTTTGAGCCCTTGCATTGGAGACACTTCATctaaaaagaacaaaagtaaAAGATGGAAACTAGCAATAGCGATAGCGATTCCAACCGTTGCTTCAACAATTCTATTGGCAttgattgtaatttttattgtcCAACGTTGTTCCAGATCtgaacaaaaggaaaagaacaaatctttagaagaaaaatgctTATTCTCTGTATGGAATTACAAGAAGAAAATAGGCTTCAAGGATATAGTTGTTGCGACAAAGAATTTTGACGAGGAGTATTGCATTGGAAGGGGTGGACAAGGAAATGTGTACAAAGCAGTGGTTCCAGAAGCTGAAATCTTTGCTGTAAAGCGTCTACACccatttgagaaaaatgagcTTCCTGAGGTAACCCAAATGAAGAACTTCAAGGCAGAAATGCATGCGCTTACTGAAATCCGGCATCGAAATATAGTAAAACTATATGGATTCAGTGCCTTCAATGGATCCATGTTTTTCGTATATGAGTATGTAGAAAGGGGCAGCCTAGGAGGTTTGCTGCTGGGGGAGAAGGGGGCCAATATTCTGAATTGGGATATAAGGCTAAAGATTGTCAGAGGGATAGCACATGCTATGTCATACCTGCACCATGATTGTGTACCTCCTATTGTGCACCGTGACTTATCAggaagtaatattttattggacTCAGAGTTTGAGCCTAAGATCTCTGATTTCGGAACGGCAAGAATACTGAGAAATTGGGAGTCTATCTGGACAACTCCAGTTGGTTCATACGGCTATATTGCACCAG AGCTTGCTTCTACAATGAAGGTAACAGAGAAATGTGATGTATACAGCTTTGGAGTTGTTACATTAGAACTAATTGTCGGCAAGCACCCTCAAGAACTCCTCTTATGTCTGCAATCTGGAGGATTTGACGTGGGCCTTGAAGATGTCTTGGACAAAAGGCTTGCACCACCAACTGGTCTTCTCATGCAAGATTTGCTCTTAGTCATGTCCCTCGCTCTGGTATGCATACATGAAAACCCTATGGCTCGACCCACCATGCATCAAGTGTCTACTAAACTGTCAGCAGGATCATGTCTGCCTCTCTCCTCACCATTCCATACCATCACACTGCGAAACTTGATGGATTTATTTTGA
- the LOC121252857 gene encoding LOW QUALITY PROTEIN: glutathionyl-hydroquinone reductase YqjG-like (The sequence of the model RefSeq protein was modified relative to this genomic sequence to represent the inferred CDS: inserted 1 base in 1 codon) — MPHTLLSIPNLPISSPTKKIPTLSSPRARTRAAPRACLNQSPQPPNLSLLTSITNLLVLLWGPSLPPGLLISTVRTAWHSTWQLMMSQLAPSDTSGRYSRPPSRFRWANFSCQTPTALHLYVGLPCPWAHRTLIVRALKGLEDAVLVSITSPGPDGSWVFNDIRGADGDVLLPGPDNANGCRNLREVYKLRRGGYDGRCTVPMLWDTKTKEVFCNESYDIIQLFNSGINGLARNPGLDLSPPALKGKIEEWNRIIYPNVNNGLYRCGXAQSQEAYDLAVNDLFSTLDMLDDHLGSSRYLCGGALTLADVCLFTTLIRFDLVYNVLFKCTKKKLLEYPNLLGYMRHIYQIPKVAATCNYSAIMDGYYKTLFPLNPGSIQPAMPSGCEHGVLSRPNGRESLSLAESKYVQVQVS; from the exons ATGCCTCACACTTTGCTCTCCATCCCCAATCTCCCCATCTCGTCACCAACAAAGAAAATCCCCACACTCTCCAGTCCCAGAGCCAGAACCAGAGCCGCCCCCAGAGCTTGTCTCAACCAATCACCTCAACCCCCAAACCTTTCCCTTCTCACCTCAATAACTAACCTCCTGGTCCTCCTCTGGGGCCCCTCTCTCCCACCGGGCCTCCTCATCTCCACCGTCCGTACTGCATGGCACTCCACGTGGCAACTCATGATGTCCCAGCTCGCTCCCTCCGATACCTCAGGCCGTTACTCCCGGCCCCCGTCCAGGTTCCGTTGGGCCAACTTTTCCTGCCAGACCCCGACAGCCCTCCACCTCTATGTGGGCCTACCTTGTCCGTGGGCCCACAGGACTCTCATCGTCCGGGCCCTCAAGGGCCTCGAGGACGCCGTGCTCGTATCCATAACCTCCCCGGGCCCCGACGGCTCGTGGGTATTTAACGATATCCGCGGCGCGGATGGTGATGTCCTCCTCCCTGGCCCGGACAATGCGAATGGGTGCAGAAATTTGAGAGAAGTTTATAAGCTGAGGAGAGGAGGGTATGATGGGCGTTGCACGGTGCCAATGCTGTGGGATACGAAGACAAAGGAGGTGTTTTGCAATGAGAGTTATGATATAATCCAACTATTCAATTCTGGAATCAACGGCCTTGCGCGCAACCCGGGACTAGATCTCTCCCCACCGGCATTGAAGGGAAAGATTGAGGAATGGAATCGAATAATTTATCCCAATGTTAATAATGGGCTTTACAG ATGTG TTGCTCAAAGCCAAGAGGCATACGATTTGGCGGTAAATGACTTGTTCAGTACATTGGACATGTTAGACGATCACTTGGGTAGTTCTCGCTACTTATGCGGAGGTGCACTAACACTTGCAGATGTATGCCTGTTCACTACTTTGATTCGGTTCGATCTTGTGTACAATGTCCTGTTCAAGTGCACCAAGAAAAAGCTACTCGAGTATCCCAATCTTCTTGGCTATATGCGTCACATTTACCAG ATTCCCAAGGTCGCAGCAACTTGCAATTACAGCGCCATTATGGATGGTTACTACAAAACACTATTTCCGCTAAATCCAGGCAGCATTCAACCTGCCATGCCTTCAGGCTGCGAGCATGGAGTACTCTCTAGGCCTAATGGCAGAGAGTCGCTGTCATTGGCAGAGAGTAAATATGTACAGGTTCAAGTTTCATAG
- the LOC121252852 gene encoding LOW QUALITY PROTEIN: probable leucine-rich repeat receptor-like protein kinase At1g35710 (The sequence of the model RefSeq protein was modified relative to this genomic sequence to represent the inferred CDS: inserted 1 base in 1 codon) yields the protein MEAIASMKKTMQTTLYLLILSCLLVEIHAQKEAEALLNWKRSLISSSLPSWTLTNSSTSPCNWTGIWCNEVGSITEITLENTGLNGTLHRFDFSAFPNLNSLNLNLNNLVGDIPTGVGNAKKLTFLDLASNNFTSPIPPGIGNLLELQVLRLQNNSLTGQIPYQLSFLQKVWLLNLSANYLENPEPVHFNGMTSLTNLWLYFNNLEVVPTFITKCPKLIFLDLSRNLIKGQIPVQLLIGLENLEYLNLTKNSFEGLVPAEIGNLTKLRHLRLGMNKLNGTIPEEIRLLSNLETLELNDNLFQGPIPSSIGNLTMLLKLNLANAGLNSSIPEELGFCINLTFLDLSKNSLTGYLPFTMASLTKITELGISDNHLSGELHPDFLSNWSELISLQLHVNNLSGRIPPEIGSIKKLNYLFLFQNKFSGPIPPEIGNLSNLLDLQLSKNLLTGPILSTMGKLSKLIRLFLSENQLGGTLPTEIGNMESLEELDLSMNQLQGTLPSSITSLKRITLLFVSSNNFSGIIPEELGPSFLRNVSFSYNNFSGKLPPEICKGGRLIFFTANENKLVGPIPKSLKNCTELRRVRLEKNRLNGDITNAFGVYPFLDYINLGDNRLSGVLSPNWGECTNLSNFGMSANLITGNIPTELGKLPKLQNLDLSDNQLVGKIPTELFNPSSILFKLNLSDNHLSDQIPAKIGTLSRLLYLDLSSNNLSGSIPGEIGSCQSLISLKLSMNKLNGTIPFQLGNLAALQLLFDVSHNSIRGKIPQQLGKLRNLEVLNFSHNQLSGPIPSTLQDLVSLQQVDVSYNNLEGPLPDNRAFQQAPAKALVGNPSLCGEKAQGLSPCIGDTSSKKNKSKRWKLAIAIAIPTVASTILLALIVIFIVQRCSRSEQKEKNKSLEEKCLFSVWNYKKKIGFKDIVVATKNFDEEYCIGXGGQGNVYKAVVPEAEIFAVKRLHPFEKNELPEVTQMKNFKAEMHALTEIRHRNIVKLYGFSAFNGSMFFVYEYVERGSLGGLLLGEKGANILNWDIRLKIVRGIAHAMSYLHHDCVPPIVHRDLSGSNILLDSEFEPKISDFGTARILRNWESIWTTPVGSYGYIAPELASTMKVTEKCDVYSFGVVTLELIVGKHPQEFLLCLQSGGFDVGLEDVLDKRLAPPTGLLMQDLLLVMSLALVCIHENPMARPTMHQVSTKLSAGSCLPLSSPFHTITLRNLMDLF from the exons ATGGAGGCAATAGCAAGCATGAAGAAAACGATGCAAACAACTCTTTACCTTCTCATTCTCTCTTGCCTTCTTGTAGAAATCCATGCACAGAAAGAAGCAGAAGCTCTGCTAAACTGGAAAAGAAGTTTAATCTCTTCCTCTCTGCCCTCATGGACTCTCACCAACAGCAGCACTAGCCCATGCAACTGGACTGGAATTTGGTGCAACGAAGTTGGTAGCATTACTGAGATAACTCTTGAAAACACAGGCCTGAATGGAACACTTCACAGGTTTGACTTCTCTGCCTTCCCAAACCTTAACTCCTTAAATCTCAATTTAAACAATCTCGTTGGAGATATCCCAACTGGAGTTGGGAATGCAAAGAAGCTCACTTTTCTTGATCTGGCTAGCAACAATTTCACTAGTCCAATACCCCCGGGAATAGGAAACCTCTTAGAACTCCAAGTTCTTCGTCTCCAGAACAATTCACTCACAGGCCAAATTCCATATCAACTTAGTTTTCTACAAAAGGTTTGGCTTCTCAATCTAAGTGCAAATTATTTGGAGAATCCAGAGCCAGTTCATTTTAATGGTATGACATCTTTAACAAACCTTTGGCTCTACTTTAACAACTTAGAGGTGGTTCCCACTTTTATCACCAAATGCCCAAAGTTGATATTTCTTGATCTGTCTCGCAATCTGATCAAGGGTCAGATTCCAGTGCAATTACTGATTGGTCTCGAAAACCTTGAATACCTTAACCTGACTAAGAATTCATTTGAAGGTCTAGTTCCAGCAGAAATTGGAAACTTAACGAAACTCCGTCACCTCAGGCTTGGAATGAATAAGCTGAATGGTACCATACCAGAAGAAATTAGGCTCTTGTCAAACCTTGAAACGCTTGAATTGAATGACAATCTGTTTCAAGGGCCTATACCATCCTCAATAGGAAACCTGACAATGCTTTTGAAATTAAATCTTGCAAATGCAGGCCTAAATTCCAGCATCCCAGAAGAACTTGGCTTCTGCATCAACCTTACTTTTCTTGATCTGTCAAAAAACAGCCTTACAGGTTATTTGCCTTTCACTATGGCCTCCTTGACAAAGATCACAGAGTTGGGAATTTCTGATAATCATTTATCTGGAGAGCTCCATCCAGATTTCCTATCCAACTGGTCAGAACTCATTTCTTTGCAACTCCATGTTAATAACCTTTCAGGAAGAATTCCCCCTGAAATTGGGTCAATCAAAAAGCTCAACTATCTATTTCTATTTCAAAACAAGTTTTCAGGTCCCATCCCTCCAGAGATTGGAAATTTGTCAAATTTGCTAGACCTTCAACTATCTAAAAACTTATTAACTGGTCCAATACTTTCAACCATGGGGAAATTATCTAAGCTCATCAGATTATTTCTATCTGAAAACCAACTCGGGGGAACCCTTCCTACTGAAATAGGTAACATGGAAAGCTTAGAAGAGCTTGACTTAAGCATGAATCAGTTGCAAGGAACTTTGCCTTCATCGATAACCAGCTTGAAAAGAATTACTCTCTTGTTTGTTTCCTCCAACAATTTCTCTGGAATCATACCTGAAGAATTGGGTCCCAGTTTTTTAAGAAATGTGAGCTTCTCCTACAACAATTTTTCAGGAAAGCTTCCTCCAGAAATATGTAAAGGAGGGAGACTCATTTTCTTCACAGccaatgaaaacaaattagtGGGACCAATTCCAAAAAGTCTCAAGAACTGCACGGAACTGAGAAGGGTTCGGCTTGAAAAGAATAGGCTAAATGGAGACATCACAAATGCATTTGGTGTATATCCATTTCTGGACTACATTAACTTAGGAGATAATCGACTTTCTGGTGTGTTGTCACCAAACTGGGGGGAATGCACAAATCTCTCCAATTTTGGAATGTCTGCCAATTTGATAACAGGTAACATACCTACAGAGTTGGGAAAGTTGCCAAAACTGCAAAATCTCGACCTTTCTGATAATCAACTGGTGGGGAAGATTCCAACTGAGTTATTCAATCCTTCTTCAATTCTCTTTAAACTAAATTTGAGTGACAATCACCTCTCAGATCAGATTCCAGCAAAGATTGGAACGTTGTCAAGGCTACTATATTTGGATTTATCGTCAAACAATTTGAGTGGGTCGATACCAGGAGAAATTGGGAGTTGCCAGTCACTCATATCCTTGAAGCTCAGTATGAACAAGTTGAATGGCACCATCCCATTCCAGCTTGGAAATCTTGCTGCTTTACAGTTACTCTTTGACGTCAGTCACAACTCAATCAGAGGAAAGATACCCCAGCAGCTTGGAAAATTAAGAAACTTAGAAGTACTAAATTTTTCTCACAATCAGCTCTCTGGCCCAATACCTTCTACCCTTCAAGACCTTGTGAGTCTGCAACAAGTCGATGTGTCCTATAATAATCTTGAAGGTCCCCTCCCAGACAATAGGGCCTTCCAACAAGCTCCTGCAAAGGCTCTAGTAGGTAATCCCAGTCTATGCGGTGAAAAGGCACAAGGTTTGAGCCCTTGCATTGGAGACACTTCATctaaaaagaacaaaagtaaAAGATGGAAACTAGCAATAGCGATAGCGATTCCAACTGTTGCTTCAACAATTCTATTGGCAttgattgtaatttttattgtcCAACGTTGTTCCAGATCtgaacaaaaggaaaagaacaaatctttagaagaaaaatgctTATTCTCTGTATGGAATTACAAGAAGAAAATAGGCTTCAAGGATATAGTTGTTGCGACAAAGAATTTTGACGAGGAGTATTGCATTG AGGGTGGACAAGGAAATGTGTACAAAGCAGTGGTTCCAGAAGCTGAAATCTTTGCTGTAAAGCGTCTACACccatttgagaaaaatgagcTTCCTGAGGTAACCCAAATGAAGAACTTCAAGGCAGAAATGCATGCGCTTACTGAAATCCGGCATCGAAATATAGTAAAACTATATGGATTCAGTGCCTTCAATGGATCCATGTTTTTCGTATATGAGTATGTAGAAAGGGGCAGCCTAGGAGGTTTGCTACTGGGGGAGAAGGGGGCCAATATTCTGAATTGGGATATAAGGCTAAAGATTGTCAGAGGGATAGCACATGCTATGTCATACCTGCACCATGATTGTGTACCTCCTATTGTGCACCGTGACTTATCAggaagtaatattttattggacTCAGAGTTTGAGCCTAAGATCTCTGATTTCGGAACGGCAAGAATACTGAGAAATTGGGAGTCTATCTGGACAACTCCAGTTGGTTCATACGGCTATATTGCACCAG AGCTTGCTTCTACAATGAAGGTAACAGAGAAATGTGATGTATACAGCTTTGGAGTTGTTACATTAGAACTAATTGTCGGCAAGCACCCTCAAGAATTCCTCTTATGTCTGCAATCTGGAGGATTTGATGTGGGCCTTGAAGATGTCTTGGACAAAAGGCTTGCACCACCAACTGGTCTTCTCATGCAAGATTTGCTCTTAGTCATGTCCCTCGCTCTGGTATGCATACATGAAAACCCTATGGCTCGACCCACCATGCATCAAGTGTCTACTAAACTGTCAGCAGGATCATGTCTGCCTCTCTCCTCACCATTCCATACCATCACACTGCGAAACTTGATGGATTTATTTTGA
- the LOC121252858 gene encoding glutathionyl-hydroquinone reductase YqjG-like, which translates to MSHTLLSFPHLPISSPTKKIPTLSSPRARARAAPRACLNQSPQPPNPSLLTSITNLLWGPSLPPGLLISTVRTAWHSTWQLMMSQLAPSDTSGRYSRPPSRFRCANFSGQTPTALHLYVGLPCPWAHRTLIVRALKGLEDAVLVSIASPGPDGSWVFNDIRGADSDVLLPGPDNANGCRNLREVYKLRRGGYDGRCTVPMLWDTKTKEVFCNESYDIIQLFNSGINGLARNPELDLSPPALKGKIEEWNRIIYPNVNNGVYRCGFAQSQEAYDLAVNDLFSTLDILDDHLGSSRYLCGGALTLADVCLFTTLIRFDLVYNVLFKCTKKKLLEYSNLHGYMRDIYQIPKVAATCNYSAIMDGYYKTLFPLNPGSIQPAMPSGCEHGVLSRPHGRESLSLAESKYVQVQVS; encoded by the exons ATGTCTCACACTTTGCTCTCCTTCCCCCATCTCCCCATCTCGTCACCAACGAAGAAAATTCCCACACTCTCCAGTCCCAGAGCCAGAGCCAGAGCCGCCCCCAGAGCTTGTCTCAACCAATCACCTCAACCCCCAAACCCTTCCCTTCTCACCTCAATAACCAACCTCCTCTGGGGTCCCTCTCTCCCACCAGGCCTCCTCATCTCCACCGTCCGTACTGCATGGCACTCCACGTGGCAACTCATGATGTCCCAGCTCGCTCCCTCCGATACCTCAGGCCGTTACTCCCGGCCACCGTCCAGGTTCCGTTGCGCCAACTTTTCCGGCCAGACCCCGACAGCCCTCCATCTCTATGTGGGCCTACCTTGTCCGTGGGCCCACAGGACTCTCATCGTGCGGGCTCTCAAGGGCCTCGAGGACGCCGTGCTCGTATCCATAGCCTCCCCGGGCCCCGACGGCTCGTGGGTATTTAACGATATCCGCGGCGCGGACAGTGATGTCCTCCTCCCCGGTCCGGACAATGCGAATGGGTGCAGAAATTTGAGAGAAGTTTATAAGCTGAGGAGAGGAGGGTATGATGGGCGTTGCACGGTGCCAATGCTGTGGGATACGAAGACAAAGGAGGTGTTTTGCAATGAGAGTTATGATATAATCCAACTATTCAATTCTGGAATCAACGGGCTTGCGCGCAACCCGGAACTAGATCTCTCCCCACCGGCATTGAAGGGAAAGATTGAAGAATGGAATCGAATAATTTATCCCAATGTTAATAATGGGGTTTACAG ATGTGGGTTTGCTCAAAGCCAAGAGGCATACGATTTGGCGGTAAATGACTTGTTCAGTACATTGGACATCTTAGACGATCACTTGGGTAGTTCTCGCTACTTATGCGGAGGTGCACTAACACTTGCAGATGTATGCCTGTTCACTACTTTGATTCGGTTCGATCTTGTGTACAATGTCCTGTTCAAGTGCACCAAGAAAAAGCTACTCGAGTATTCCAATCTTCATGGCTATATGCGTGACATTTACCAG ATTCCCAAGGTCGCAGCAACTTGCAATTACAGCGCCATTATGGATGGTTACTACAAAACACTATTTCCGCTAAATCCAGGCAGCATTCAACCTGCCATGCCTTCAGGCTGCGAGCATGGAGTACTCTCTAGGCCTCATGGAAGAGAGTCGCTGTCATTGGCAGAGAGTAAATATGTACAGGTTCAAGTTTCATAG